Proteins from a single region of Candidatus Parcubacteria bacterium:
- a CDS encoding type II secretion system protein (Derived by automated computational analysis using gene prediction method: Protein Homology. GO_component: GO:0005886 - plasma membrane [Evidence IEA]) — MKKSGFTLIELIVSLGIIAMITAIFLVNYRSNTQRSDLRLTAQRVVSDIRLVQNYALGLMSYGPSQNQQAPAGGWGMVFNSDSNEYFTFADTTPNRLADPGESEEAYGAIRNELPDNFFIESIRIKQVSGTLITVPKATIAFLPPDPKVFINAYEENQEAELVLKDKISGETKTIRINFLGLAEVLGD, encoded by the coding sequence ATGAAAAAATCCGGCTTTACTTTAATTGAATTAATTGTTTCTCTGGGGATTATCGCCATGATTACAGCGATCTTTTTGGTGAATTATCGGTCCAACACCCAGCGTTCCGATTTGCGCTTAACGGCGCAGCGGGTGGTTTCTGATATTCGCTTAGTCCAAAATTACGCTCTAGGTCTGATGAGTTATGGCCCCAGTCAAAATCAACAGGCACCGGCCGGGGGCTGGGGGATGGTTTTTAATTCCGACAGTAATGAGTATTTTACTTTTGCTGACACCACACCTAATCGCTTGGCGGATCCCGGTGAGAGCGAAGAAGCTTATGGGGCGATTCGCAACGAGTTGCCAGATAATTTTTTTATTGAAAGTATTAGAATCAAACAAGTTAGCGGCACACTCATAACCGTCCCCAAGGCTACTATTGCTTTTTTACCACCCGATCCCAAAGTTTTTATTAACGCTTATGAAGAAAATCAGGAGGCCGAGCTGGTTTTGAAAGATAAAATTAGCGGCGAAACAAAAACGATTAGAATCAATTTTCTTGGTTTAGCTGAAGTTTTAGGCGACTAA
- the ybeY gene encoding rRNA maturation RNase YbeY (Derived by automated computational analysis using gene prediction method: Protein Homology. GO_function: GO:0004540 - RNA nuclease activity [Evidence IEA]; GO_function: GO:0046872 - metal ion binding [Evidence IEA]; GO_process: GO:0042254 - ribosome biogenesis [Evidence IEA]) — MIFISNQTDYHLPKRRLLKITKDFLKEHQRAEQEVSLVFVRPEFMRQLNLKYRGFDKTTDILSFPVLETGPMLGEIFINLEALEDLVSYQEILDLLKVSSLKPKKQLKVLLDFILVHGLLHLLGYDDEEPAEREKMLQLGKDFLAKYGIIKE, encoded by the coding sequence ATGATTTTTATAAGCAATCAAACCGATTATCATCTCCCTAAACGTCGCCTCTTAAAAATAACTAAAGATTTTCTTAAAGAGCATCAGCGGGCAGAGCAGGAGGTGTCTTTAGTTTTTGTTAGGCCGGAGTTTATGCGGCAACTGAATCTCAAATATCGCGGTTTTGACAAAACTACTGATATTTTATCTTTTCCGGTTTTAGAAACCGGGCCAATGTTGGGAGAGATTTTTATAAACTTAGAAGCTCTGGAAGATTTAGTTTCTTATCAAGAAATTTTAGATTTACTTAAAGTTTCGTCTTTAAAACCCAAAAAACAACTTAAAGTTTTATTGGATTTTATTTTAGTTCATGGTTTATTGCATCTGCTTGGCTATGATGACGAGGAGCCGGCAGAACGTGAGAAAATGCTGCAATTAGGTAAAGATTTTTTGGCCAAGTATGGTATAATAAAAGAATGA
- a CDS encoding hypothetical protein (Derived by automated computational analysis using gene prediction method: GeneMarkS-2+.) → MTKTRPSYFIYLLIFILLLLAASLYVWREDVTTYFFSRSLKVNNNALAAADNRSEVISLDILRDPRVKSLTSQTKLFNYYDLVKSQDLIIEQSPVISLPPTEEGGAPVTIMPSRVRVGNSNPFVKKDRR, encoded by the coding sequence ATGACTAAAACTCGCCCTTCTTATTTTATCTATTTACTAATCTTCATCCTCTTATTATTAGCGGCGTCTTTATATGTTTGGCGTGAAGATGTTACCACTTACTTCTTTTCTCGGAGTTTAAAAGTAAACAATAATGCCCTCGCTGCGGCTGATAATCGTTCGGAAGTGATTTCTTTAGACATTTTGCGCGATCCGCGCGTTAAATCTTTGACTTCACAAACCAAACTTTTTAATTATTATGATTTAGTGAAAAGTCAGGATTTAATCATTGAACAAAGCCCGGTAATTAGTTTGCCGCCGACTGAAGAGGGGGGCGCGCCGGTAACTATCATGCCGTCAAGAGTTCGGGTGGGTAATAGTAATCCTTTTGTTAAAAAAGATCGACGTTAG
- a CDS encoding prepilin-type N-terminal cleavage/methylation domain-containing protein (Derived by automated computational analysis using gene prediction method: Protein Homology.), with product MIGVNKIKLKKLFKRRALQPGFSLTEILVSVLLFALIITGALNVFRLVIESQRTALATQNVEENLKYFLEVTSKEIRMAKRSTGTCGVPVGQIYANETVGNSQVLKFKNYHGECVIYDINNERFRVQRGLRTGYLTPASIRITAADFLIKHNGNLPEKQQGMVAMGLTAEALGKELNRAEMKIQTTLTSRYYRND from the coding sequence ATGATTGGCGTTAATAAAATAAAACTTAAAAAATTATTCAAGCGGCGCGCCTTGCAGCCGGGGTTTTCTTTAACAGAAATTTTAGTTTCAGTTTTACTTTTTGCTTTAATTATTACCGGGGCCTTAAATGTTTTTCGCTTAGTCATTGAAAGCCAGCGCACCGCTTTAGCGACCCAGAATGTTGAAGAAAATCTCAAGTATTTTTTAGAGGTAACGAGCAAAGAAATTAGGATGGCCAAGCGCAGCACGGGTACTTGCGGTGTGCCGGTGGGGCAGATTTACGCCAATGAAACCGTGGGCAATTCTCAAGTTTTAAAATTCAAAAATTATCACGGCGAATGTGTGATTTATGATATAAATAATGAGCGTTTCCGGGTGCAACGAGGCCTTAGAACCGGTTATTTAACGCCCGCCAGTATTCGGATAACGGCCGCAGATTTTTTAATTAAACATAATGGCAATTTACCAGAGAAGCAGCAGGGAATGGTAGCGATGGGTTTGACTGCTGAGGCTCTAGGGAAAGAACTTAACCGAGCGGAGATGAAGATTCAAACCACGCTCACCTCTCGCTATTACCGCAATGACTAA
- a CDS encoding prepilin-type N-terminal cleavage/methylation domain-containing protein (Derived by automated computational analysis using gene prediction method: Protein Homology.): MKNKKGFTLVELLVVVAIIGILAAISVVALNTARARARDSRRVADVRQIQTALELYYNDMGTYPGTLGTEIKAGTTVYMSQVPTPPSPHDGGCTSANNLYAYAVQNASSTNPSYTITYCLGAATGGLDAGLSVATPATVQQ; the protein is encoded by the coding sequence ATGAAAAACAAAAAAGGTTTTACTTTAGTTGAGCTCCTAGTTGTTGTGGCTATCATTGGTATTTTAGCGGCAATTTCTGTAGTGGCTCTAAATACGGCTCGGGCCCGTGCTCGCGATTCGCGCCGCGTGGCTGATGTTAGACAGATTCAGACCGCGTTGGAGTTGTATTATAATGACATGGGTACTTATCCAGGTACACTGGGCACAGAAATTAAGGCGGGTACCACTGTTTACATGTCTCAAGTTCCTACTCCTCCAAGCCCTCATGACGGCGGTTGTACTTCGGCAAATAATTTATACGCTTACGCTGTTCAGAACGCAAGCAGCACCAACCCTTCTTATACCATCACCTATTGTCTCGGCGCCGCTACTGGTGGATTGGATGCGGGTCTTTCGGTTGCTACTCCAGCCACTGTTCAACAGTAA
- a CDS encoding hypothetical protein (Derived by automated computational analysis using gene prediction method: GeneMarkS-2+.), whose amino-acid sequence MKNAFLKIGFFLVVVIFGGAFFTIKPAAADAAHNIRGLAYNGSYGYISFNCLDDDFGARFPMTFPFTFYIGPCTVRQSGVNLDENNNFSGEAWNSILGIITFDSASQPPTDHFRSYCNNNGTCLAANNCTACYNEDDGHVYGYMQVVSTGEWIRLDSEVINPSTQISNYLSSQPGIFSGYATSTLGEISFNCADSGVCGTNSYYVRIGPLQIRQLQAPHWSAAEACSLAANRAVLKWNRRSGIQTAYQIIVSTQDSTTSGQILNTGKISSAANQYNASGLAYNQSYYWFLRLWDGDDVPTSWRQFDTNAPNRLVQDWLTDNQAYNQAKNPSGYTKTFTTYKHEYPRPSFTWSPEEIVIATTSNTFISNSRVSLSGAPTTLQSCNDSACAYDWTTSDYLAVITSPTSASTSIEFAIASSTAVNLKVTDNDGYSCATSTTLNVNYQLPLWKEIKASESYP is encoded by the coding sequence ATGAAAAACGCTTTTCTAAAAATCGGATTTTTTTTGGTCGTCGTGATTTTTGGGGGCGCTTTTTTTACAATTAAACCAGCCGCCGCTGACGCTGCTCATAATATTCGTGGTCTGGCTTATAACGGATCTTATGGCTATATCAGTTTTAATTGTTTAGATGATGATTTTGGGGCGCGCTTCCCAATGACTTTCCCCTTCACATTCTATATTGGCCCTTGTACTGTTCGCCAGTCGGGCGTCAACTTGGATGAAAACAATAATTTTTCCGGCGAAGCCTGGAATTCTATTTTAGGAATTATCACTTTTGACAGTGCGTCGCAACCCCCCACTGATCATTTTCGCAGCTATTGTAATAATAATGGTACCTGTTTAGCGGCCAATAATTGCACGGCTTGCTACAATGAGGATGATGGCCATGTTTACGGGTACATGCAAGTGGTTAGTACCGGCGAATGGATTCGCTTAGATTCTGAAGTCATTAATCCAAGCACCCAAATCTCTAATTATTTGTCGTCGCAGCCGGGCATTTTTTCAGGCTATGCGACCTCCACCTTAGGAGAGATTAGTTTTAATTGTGCTGATTCCGGAGTTTGCGGCACCAATTCTTACTATGTTCGTATCGGCCCACTGCAAATTAGGCAACTGCAAGCACCGCATTGGTCGGCAGCGGAAGCTTGCAGCTTAGCCGCCAATCGAGCGGTTCTTAAATGGAATCGTCGTTCTGGAATCCAAACCGCTTATCAAATAATAGTGAGTACCCAGGATAGCACCACCAGTGGTCAAATTTTAAATACTGGCAAAATTTCTAGCGCTGCCAATCAATATAATGCTTCTGGTCTAGCTTATAATCAGTCTTATTATTGGTTTTTACGTTTGTGGGACGGTGATGATGTGCCGACTTCTTGGCGGCAATTTGATACCAACGCGCCTAATCGTTTAGTCCAAGATTGGCTCACCGATAATCAGGCCTATAACCAAGCAAAAAATCCGAGCGGTTATACTAAAACTTTTACAACTTACAAGCACGAGTATCCGCGTCCATCCTTTACTTGGTCGCCGGAAGAAATTGTGATTGCCACTACGAGCAATACCTTTATTAGTAATTCACGGGTGTCTCTTAGCGGTGCGCCCACCACTCTTCAGAGTTGTAACGATAGTGCCTGTGCTTATGATTGGACGACCAGCGATTACTTGGCGGTAATTACTTCACCAACCAGCGCTTCGACTAGTATTGAATTTGCCATCGCCAGCAGTACCGCCGTGAATTTAAAGGTAACTGATAATGACGGTTATTCTTGCGCGACTTCAACAACTCTTAATGTTAATTATCAATTGCCACTCTGGAAAGAAATTAAAGCTTCAGAGAGTTATCCTTAA
- a CDS encoding peptidoglycan bridge formation glycyltransferase FemA/FemB family protein (Derived by automated computational analysis using gene prediction method: Protein Homology. GO_function: GO:0016755 - aminoacyltransferase activity [Evidence IEA]; GO_process: GO:0044038 - cell wall macromolecule biosynthetic process [Evidence IEA]): protein MKIVSAPSENLITEFLKNVSQQNLRGAEFLVSPEWGELLRVEGAAIQNLAVLDDGKIITLFNEIRKKIPGGFFYYYPRGPLIDPSLVAVQKSALEKILKKRAKDQGAIFLRLEPNYLWASLRETVALQPAQTLILDLNLKEEELLAAMHQKTRYNIRLAVKKGVCVRLGTKDDFADFWRLMQQTGERDNFGTHSQKHYEALLENPEFIKLFVAEVGGEVIAAGFFAFYLDKVTYLHGASDYKHRALMAPYLLQWEVIKQAQKEGYQLYDFYGIDEKKWPGVTRFKLGFGGRVADYPGTFDLVLCPLKYKVYNFLRRLNRYLRSGARKIYKS from the coding sequence ATGAAAATAGTCTCGGCGCCTTCAGAAAATTTAATCACTGAATTTCTTAAAAACGTTTCTCAACAGAATCTTCGGGGGGCGGAATTTTTGGTTAGCCCAGAGTGGGGAGAGCTTTTGCGGGTTGAGGGGGCGGCGATTCAAAATTTAGCCGTTTTAGATGATGGTAAAATTATCACTCTTTTTAACGAAATCAGAAAAAAGATTCCGGGCGGCTTTTTTTACTATTACCCTCGCGGCCCTTTAATTGATCCGTCTTTAGTGGCGGTGCAAAAGTCAGCGCTAGAAAAAATTCTTAAAAAAAGAGCCAAGGACCAGGGGGCAATTTTTTTAAGATTAGAGCCCAATTATCTTTGGGCTAGTTTAAGAGAAACGGTCGCCTTGCAGCCGGCGCAAACTTTGATTTTAGATTTAAACCTTAAAGAGGAGGAGCTACTAGCGGCGATGCATCAAAAGACTCGCTACAATATTCGCTTAGCAGTCAAAAAAGGAGTATGCGTTCGTCTGGGCACTAAAGATGATTTCGCTGATTTTTGGCGGCTGATGCAGCAAACCGGAGAGAGAGATAATTTTGGCACTCACTCTCAAAAACATTATGAAGCGCTGTTAGAAAATCCGGAGTTTATAAAATTATTTGTGGCTGAAGTGGGCGGGGAAGTAATTGCCGCCGGATTTTTTGCTTTTTATCTAGATAAAGTTACCTATCTTCACGGCGCTTCGGATTACAAGCACCGCGCTCTGATGGCGCCTTATCTCCTGCAATGGGAAGTGATTAAACAGGCGCAGAAAGAGGGTTACCAGCTCTATGATTTTTATGGCATTGATGAAAAAAAATGGCCGGGGGTAACGCGGTTTAAATTAGGTTTTGGCGGCCGCGTGGCGGATTATCCCGGAACTTTTGACTTAGTGTTGTGCCCCTTAAAATATAAAGTTTATAATTTCTTGCGCCGCCTTAATCGGTATTTAAGATCAGGGGCGCGGAAAATTTATAAATCTTAA
- a CDS encoding hypothetical protein (Derived by automated computational analysis using gene prediction method: GeneMarkS-2+.), whose product MKLKKGSALLLTLFIVSAIIVVALGGSYFVMIGLRSGNLQYDSSRAYYVAETGSERVLNEVRKNGFNLREAPFGEIYNIIIPDMALNNEASYSISNVSWNPIKLISVGTYGRTKRSVELEF is encoded by the coding sequence ATGAAATTAAAAAAGGGCAGCGCCCTCTTGCTAACACTATTTATTGTTTCCGCCATTATCGTGGTCGCCTTAGGCGGTTCCTATTTTGTGATGATCGGCTTGCGCTCGGGGAATTTACAGTATGATTCTTCCCGCGCTTATTATGTCGCCGAAACCGGGTCGGAGCGAGTGTTGAATGAGGTCCGTAAAAATGGTTTTAATTTACGCGAGGCTCCTTTTGGAGAAATTTATAATATTATTATTCCAGATATGGCTTTAAACAATGAGGCTTCTTACTCAATTTCTAACGTCAGTTGGAACCCGATTAAGTTGATTTCAGTGGGAACCTATGGGCGGACTAAAAGGAGTGTTGAATTGGAGTTTTAA
- a CDS encoding GspE/PulE family protein (Derived by automated computational analysis using gene prediction method: Protein Homology. GO_function: GO:0005524 - ATP binding [Evidence IEA]; GO_process: GO:0009306 - protein secretion [Evidence IEA]) encodes MTKNDRILQSLLEKKLLTESQVEGLKAGGDNKRPDFLAILEGLVDEEKLAQVRAEISGLPYVLIQSEDIPENILNFLPEEIAKTYQMISFDREENDIKIALVETDLKAMEAVNFLAAGERLRPVFFLVSSGSFKRGFKQYQKMEDEISTALEVKAQSEGEELVQIKESDEDISDEEIDSAPVARIVSVIIRHAVEARASDIHIEPYDKESRVRYRIDGILHTSLTLPKSIHPAIIARIKVLAHLKLDEARVPQDGRIRLLVNGREVDFRVSTLPLASQEKVVMRILDTNQGVPTLESLGFNFNTVTCIREGMKKTSGIMLVTGPTGSGKTTTLYAVLTILNKEGVNISTLEDPVEYEIKGINQAQVRPKIGFTFANGLRSLLRQDPNIIMVGEIRDEETASLAINAALTGHLVLSTLHTNDALGTIFRLVDMGIESFLLASTLKTVVAQRLARRLCPSCREPMTIPEDELADIREELNQIPVSALKEEIKDFVSVDDFLAKATFYKAKGCSRCEETGYRGRISIGEAIDINDKLKEILNDEMDKLNLETVKNSQNFISIRQDGYLKAVQGITTIEEVLRVIED; translated from the coding sequence ATGACGAAAAATGATCGTATTCTCCAAAGTTTATTGGAAAAAAAATTATTGACCGAGAGCCAAGTAGAAGGCTTAAAAGCGGGGGGCGACAATAAGCGCCCTGATTTTTTGGCAATCCTAGAGGGTTTAGTTGATGAAGAAAAATTGGCTCAGGTCCGAGCGGAGATTTCCGGCTTACCTTATGTTTTAATTCAGAGCGAAGATATTCCCGAAAACATTCTTAATTTTTTGCCCGAAGAAATCGCCAAAACTTATCAAATGATTTCTTTTGATCGCGAGGAGAACGATATTAAAATTGCCTTAGTAGAAACCGATCTTAAGGCAATGGAAGCTGTTAATTTTTTAGCCGCTGGCGAGCGCTTGCGTCCGGTTTTTTTCTTAGTTTCTTCAGGGAGTTTTAAGCGCGGCTTCAAACAATACCAAAAGATGGAGGACGAAATCTCCACCGCTTTGGAAGTAAAAGCTCAATCAGAAGGGGAAGAATTGGTTCAAATTAAAGAGAGCGATGAGGATATTAGCGACGAGGAGATTGATAGCGCCCCGGTGGCCCGAATTGTTTCCGTTATTATCAGACACGCCGTGGAGGCGCGCGCTTCCGATATTCATATTGAGCCCTATGATAAAGAGAGTCGGGTTCGTTACCGCATTGATGGTATCTTGCATACTTCTTTAACTTTGCCGAAGAGCATTCATCCGGCGATTATTGCCCGTATTAAAGTGTTGGCGCACTTGAAGTTAGATGAAGCTCGCGTCCCCCAAGATGGCCGCATTCGGTTATTGGTTAATGGTCGGGAAGTGGATTTTCGTGTATCAACATTACCGCTCGCTAGCCAAGAAAAAGTGGTGATGCGTATTTTAGATACTAATCAAGGGGTGCCAACTTTGGAATCTCTAGGTTTTAACTTTAACACGGTCACTTGTATTCGTGAGGGGATGAAAAAAACGAGCGGGATTATGTTAGTTACCGGTCCGACCGGTTCTGGTAAAACGACTACACTGTACGCGGTTTTAACAATTTTAAATAAAGAGGGGGTTAATATTTCCACGCTAGAAGACCCGGTTGAGTATGAGATTAAAGGTATTAACCAAGCGCAAGTACGCCCCAAAATCGGCTTTACTTTTGCTAACGGTTTAAGATCTCTCTTGCGCCAAGACCCTAACATTATTATGGTCGGTGAAATTCGTGATGAAGAAACGGCGAGTTTGGCTATTAACGCCGCTCTCACCGGTCATTTAGTTTTATCCACTCTTCATACTAATGATGCCTTAGGAACAATTTTCCGTTTAGTGGATATGGGTATCGAATCTTTCTTATTGGCCTCCACCTTAAAAACAGTCGTTGCCCAACGTTTAGCTCGCCGTCTTTGTCCGTCTTGTCGCGAACCGATGACGATTCCTGAAGATGAGTTAGCGGATATTCGTGAGGAGCTTAATCAAATTCCGGTGTCCGCCTTAAAAGAGGAAATTAAAGATTTTGTCTCCGTTGATGATTTTTTAGCCAAGGCGACTTTTTATAAAGCGAAAGGTTGTTCTCGTTGTGAGGAGACTGGTTATCGTGGTCGTATTTCTATTGGTGAAGCCATTGATATTAACGATAAATTAAAAGAAATTCTCAACGACGAAATGGATAAGTTAAATTTAGAAACCGTAAAAAACAGTCAGAACTTTATTTCTATTAGACAAGATGGCTATTTAAAAGCCGTTCAAGGCATCACCACCATAGAGGAGGTGCTGCGAGTTATTGAAGACTAA
- a CDS encoding hypothetical protein (Derived by automated computational analysis using gene prediction method: GeneMarkS-2+.): protein MKIKGRQNKKYQQPGFSIVEILAILFIISLAMLGVVSLIVQNIQAQSINKNQLIAASLSQEGIELVRQIRDTNWLNGRDFATGLTNGNYVTDFNQGSLIPVGSNSDTRLYLDSGGFYVLAAAGLEPTIFKRQIFIERLPATAEDPGEPLKVRSLVSWEVRDKPYRYELGTLLYDWR from the coding sequence ATGAAAATAAAGGGGCGACAAAATAAAAAATATCAGCAGCCAGGATTCTCCATCGTTGAGATTTTGGCAATTCTGTTTATTATTTCTTTAGCCATGCTTGGGGTGGTATCTTTGATTGTTCAAAATATTCAAGCCCAGAGCATCAATAAAAACCAATTGATTGCCGCTAGTCTGTCGCAAGAGGGGATAGAGTTGGTGCGCCAAATTCGGGATACTAACTGGTTGAATGGCCGAGACTTTGCTACCGGTTTAACTAATGGCAATTATGTAACAGATTTTAATCAGGGTAGCTTAATTCCTGTCGGTAGTAATTCTGATACCCGGCTTTATTTAGATAGCGGCGGCTTTTATGTTTTAGCGGCTGCCGGTTTAGAGCCAACTATTTTTAAACGACAAATTTTTATTGAACGTTTGCCGGCGACCGCTGAAGATCCGGGGGAGCCGCTCAAGGTGCGCTCTTTAGTTTCTTGGGAAGTGCGCGACAAACCTTATCGTTACGAATTAGGAACCTTGCTTTATGATTGGCGTTAA
- a CDS encoding type II secretion system F family protein (Derived by automated computational analysis using gene prediction method: Protein Homology.), which translates to MAIFRYKAKNAKGRTKSGLDVAMSEADLSQRLRRQNLDIISIAAADNSPEAKLNLLLNKPKGKDLAVFSRQFAVMISANVPIVESLVILIEQTSNFKLKQAVSEVAFEVTAGSLLSDSLGKHPRIFDNFFINMVKSGEASGKLDEVLEYLADQTERSYDTASKVKGAMIYPVFVLIAMVVVGIVLMVKILPSLTGMLQESGMDLPVTTKIIIATSDFLVNYLWLVIVLVIGLVFLVRLYLKTDKGRRNWDSLTLRIPIFGKLVNYVVLTRFTRSLSTLLKGGVTITKSLEVVSGVVSNKVYEDILLRTLQSIKDGNPLSTVMNTESIVPKMVPQMISVGERTGKIDVVLDSITGFYTRESEKMLANLSSLMEPLIMVIMGIGVGIMVAAVIMPMYSMATQF; encoded by the coding sequence ATGGCTATTTTTCGTTATAAGGCTAAAAATGCTAAAGGGCGCACCAAGAGCGGATTAGATGTCGCGATGTCGGAGGCAGATTTGTCGCAACGTTTGCGTCGCCAAAACTTGGATATCATTTCCATTGCTGCCGCTGATAATTCCCCGGAAGCAAAACTAAACTTACTTTTAAACAAACCGAAGGGGAAAGACTTGGCGGTTTTTTCTCGGCAATTTGCGGTGATGATTTCTGCTAATGTGCCGATTGTGGAGTCTTTGGTTATTTTAATTGAGCAGACTTCTAATTTCAAACTGAAGCAAGCGGTGTCGGAGGTCGCCTTTGAAGTGACGGCTGGAAGTTTACTGTCGGATTCGCTCGGCAAGCATCCAAGAATTTTTGATAATTTCTTTATTAACATGGTCAAAAGTGGTGAAGCTTCAGGAAAACTGGATGAAGTTTTAGAATACTTGGCTGATCAAACAGAAAGAAGTTATGATACCGCTTCTAAGGTTAAAGGAGCGATGATTTATCCGGTCTTTGTGTTGATTGCGATGGTTGTTGTCGGCATTGTTTTGATGGTGAAGATTCTACCGAGCTTAACCGGCATGCTTCAAGAGAGTGGTATGGATTTGCCAGTAACTACCAAAATAATTATTGCGACTTCCGATTTTTTAGTTAACTATCTCTGGTTAGTGATTGTCCTGGTGATTGGTTTAGTTTTTCTGGTTCGTCTTTATTTAAAAACTGACAAAGGTCGGCGTAATTGGGACTCCTTAACTTTGCGTATTCCGATTTTTGGCAAACTAGTTAATTACGTTGTTTTAACTCGCTTTACTAGATCGCTGAGCACCCTCTTAAAAGGCGGGGTGACCATTACCAAAAGTTTAGAAGTTGTTTCTGGGGTGGTTAGTAATAAGGTTTATGAAGATATTCTTTTACGTACCCTTCAGTCTATTAAAGATGGTAATCCTTTATCAACGGTGATGAATACGGAGTCAATCGTGCCGAAGATGGTGCCACAAATGATTTCTGTTGGTGAACGCACTGGAAAAATAGATGTGGTGTTAGATAGTATCACCGGTTTTTATACCCGCGAGTCGGAAAAAATGTTAGCTAATTTAAGTTCGTTGATGGAGCCTTTAATCATGGTGATTATGGGTATCGGTGTGGGTATTATGGTGGCGGCGGTAATTATGCCGATGTATAGCATGGCCACGCAATTTTAA